One Cololabis saira isolate AMF1-May2022 chromosome 18, fColSai1.1, whole genome shotgun sequence genomic region harbors:
- the LOC133464651 gene encoding thyroxine 5-deiodinase-like yields MMDDSGGLQMARALKHAALCLMLLPRFLLAAVMMWLLDFLCIRRKVLLKMGERQDGPDDPPVCVSDSNKMCTLESLRAVWHGQKLDFLKSAHVGRAAPNTEVVLLQERRRVRLLDCTKGKRPLILNFGSCSUPPFMTRLAAFQRVVSQYADIADFVVVYIEEAHPSDGWVSSDAPYQIPKHRCLEDRLRAARLMLSEVPGSNVVVDNMDNSSNAAYGAYFERLYVVRDERVVYQGARGPEGYRISELKVWLEQYRSELMENPQTAVVHV; encoded by the coding sequence ATGATGGACGACTCCGGCGGTCTCCAAATGGCTCGGGCGCTGAAGCACGCAGCGCTGTGCCTGATGCTGCTGCCCCGGTTCCTGCTGGCCGCCGTCATGATGTGGCTCCTGGATTTCTTGTGCATCAGGAGAAAAGTGCTGCTGAAAATGGGCGAGAGGCAGGACGGCCCGGACGACCCGCCGGTGTGCGTCTCGGACTCCAACAAGATGTGCACCCTGGAGTCCCTGCGGGCCGTGTGGCACGGCCAGAAACTGGACTTTCTCAAATCGGCGCACGTCGGGCGCGCTGCGCCCAACACCGAggtggtgctgctgcaggagcgGCGGCGCGTCCGACTGCTGGACTGCACGAAAGGGAAGAGACCGCTCATCCTCAACTTTGGCAGCTGCTCCTGACCGCCGTTCATGACGCGCCTGGCCGCGTTTCAGCGCGTCGTGAGCCAGTACGCGGACATTGCGGACTTTGTGGTGGTGTACATCGAGGAGGCGCACCCCTCGGACGGCTGGGTGAGCTCCGACGCGCCGTACCAGATCCCCAAGCACCGCTGCCTGGAGGACAGACTCCGAGCCGCGCGGCTGATGCTCTCCGAGGTGCCCGGGAGCAACGTGGTGGTGGATAACATGGACAACTCCTCCAACGCCGCGTACGGAGCCTACTTTGAGAGACTTTACGTGGTGAGGGATGAGAGGGTGGTGTACCAGGGGGCCAGGGGCCCGGAGGGATACCGGATATCCGAGCTTAAAGTCTGGCTGGAGCAATACAGGAGCGAGCTGATGGAGAATCCCCAAACTGCGGTCGTCCATGTGTAG